Proteins encoded in a region of the Halosimplex halophilum genome:
- a CDS encoding O-acetylhomoserine aminocarboxypropyltransferase/cysteine synthase family protein: MSDDWDPATKALHVGQEEPDAATGARAPPIYQTTSYVFEDADDAAQQFALEKPGHIYSRLMNPTNAMLEERLASLENGAAAVATSSGMAALNLATFMLADVGDNIVTASSLYGGTYTYYTHTAPRMGVEARFVDTLDYEAYEEAIDDDTAYVHFETIGNPALVTPDIERIADIAHDHGVPLFVDNTFATPHLCQPIDHGADLVWNSTTKWIHGHGTTVGGVLVDGGTFPWDEHAEKFPEIAEPNPAYHGVNFRERFGDAAFTYAAVARGLRDLGSQQSPFDSWTTMQGLESLPMRMDRHCENAMAVAEHLADHPEVSWVTYPGLDDHETHEEAGEYLDGGYGGMITFGLAEGYDAARTTVESTEIASLLANVGDAKTLIIHPASTTHQQLSDEEKQAAGVTDDMVRLSVGLESVDDIVADLDQAIDAATN, from the coding sequence ATGTCCGACGACTGGGACCCGGCGACGAAGGCACTGCACGTTGGCCAGGAGGAACCCGACGCGGCGACCGGCGCGCGCGCGCCGCCGATCTACCAGACCACGAGTTACGTCTTCGAGGACGCCGACGACGCCGCCCAGCAGTTCGCCCTGGAGAAGCCCGGGCACATCTACTCGCGGCTGATGAACCCGACCAACGCGATGCTCGAGGAGCGGCTCGCCTCCCTGGAGAACGGCGCCGCCGCGGTCGCCACGTCCTCCGGGATGGCCGCCTTGAACCTCGCGACCTTCATGCTCGCGGACGTGGGCGACAACATCGTCACCGCGTCGTCGCTGTACGGCGGGACCTACACCTACTACACGCACACGGCGCCGCGGATGGGCGTCGAGGCGCGGTTCGTCGACACGCTCGACTACGAAGCGTACGAAGAAGCCATCGACGACGACACCGCCTACGTCCACTTCGAGACCATCGGCAACCCCGCGCTGGTGACGCCAGACATCGAGCGCATCGCCGACATCGCCCACGACCACGGCGTGCCGCTGTTCGTCGACAACACGTTCGCGACGCCCCACCTCTGCCAGCCCATCGACCACGGCGCCGACCTGGTGTGGAACTCCACCACGAAGTGGATCCACGGCCACGGCACGACCGTCGGCGGCGTCCTCGTCGACGGCGGAACCTTCCCCTGGGACGAGCACGCCGAGAAGTTCCCGGAGATCGCCGAGCCGAACCCCGCCTACCACGGCGTCAACTTCCGCGAGCGGTTCGGCGACGCCGCGTTCACCTACGCGGCGGTCGCTCGCGGGCTGCGCGACCTCGGGAGCCAGCAGTCGCCGTTCGACTCCTGGACCACGATGCAGGGGCTGGAGTCGCTGCCGATGCGGATGGACCGCCACTGCGAGAACGCGATGGCCGTCGCCGAGCATCTGGCCGATCATCCCGAGGTCTCCTGGGTCACCTACCCGGGCCTCGACGACCACGAGACCCACGAGGAGGCCGGCGAGTACCTCGACGGCGGCTACGGCGGCATGATCACCTTCGGGCTGGCGGAGGGCTACGACGCCGCCCGGACCACCGTCGAGTCGACGGAGATCGCCTCGCTGCTGGCGAACGTCGGCGACGCGAAGACGCTGATCATCCACCCCGCCTCGACCACCCACCAGCAACTGAGCGACGAGGAGAAACAGGCCGCCGGCGTCACCGACGACATGGTCCGCCTGTCGGTGGGCCTCGAATCCGTCGACGACATCGTCGCCGACCTCGACCAGGCCATCGACGCCGCGACGAACTGA
- a CDS encoding GyrI-like domain-containing protein: protein MVLDTDEPETERHGDFTVAGVAHRGTDVDEAALWDSIDDYADDLNDAAVGTDRYAVMFDVDADSGEFTYVAGREVEDTDDLSAELTAVEIPQATYAVLRPDHESVEEMVREIHAEELRDDDRDDDEVHAPVFERYESDRDPTTVADREIYVPVRDDEY from the coding sequence ATGGTTCTCGACACAGACGAGCCCGAGACGGAACGACACGGTGACTTCACGGTCGCGGGCGTCGCCCACCGGGGGACCGACGTCGACGAGGCCGCGCTGTGGGACTCGATCGACGACTACGCCGACGACCTGAACGACGCCGCGGTCGGCACCGACCGCTACGCGGTCATGTTCGACGTGGACGCGGACAGCGGGGAGTTCACCTACGTCGCCGGCCGCGAGGTGGAGGACACCGACGACCTCTCGGCGGAGCTGACCGCCGTCGAGATCCCCCAGGCGACCTACGCCGTCCTCCGACCCGACCACGAGTCCGTCGAGGAGATGGTCCGCGAGATCCACGCGGAGGAACTCCGGGACGACGACCGCGACGACGACGAGGTCCACGCGCCCGTCTTCGAGCGCTACGAGTCCGACCGCGACCCGACGACCGTCGCCGACCGGGAGATCTACGTCCCCGTCCGCGACGACGAGTACTGA
- a CDS encoding S24/S26 family peptidase → MSPPRDDEPPSEDPDRPVDGGDRPGGDDGTDPGETDDGADLRGTDDGSGPGEADPGPEGVDGEPFDRDPTTVGDPDAEIDDGPDAETDDGRDPTGPGGVSEPGENRTSESGENGAPETGENRDDPPGTRGSDGPSGVAVNGGEAAADAPAARRSTADDETAEGSGLRTFVVDVVSSALAVLLVGALLFAVSGVWPPMVAIESGSMEPHMSTGDLVFVMEEQRFPGDGAVAGTGVVTLHSGQDSDYRKFQRPGDVIVYKPDGSASATPIIHRAMFYVEEGENWYDEADRQSIGRYSECGETTDEALPTCPAPHAGFITKGDANGAYDQAQADPLSGPVKPGWIVGTAEVRVPKLGCIRLRNERCADGFRAAPTGAAGPVPDGAADPVSDGGTDAALAAGSGNRSAVAP, encoded by the coding sequence ATGAGCCCGCCCCGCGACGACGAACCGCCGTCCGAGGATCCCGACCGGCCCGTCGACGGCGGTGACCGACCGGGCGGGGACGACGGGACCGACCCCGGCGAGACCGACGACGGAGCCGACCTCCGCGGAACCGACGACGGAAGCGGACCGGGGGAGGCCGACCCGGGTCCCGAGGGTGTCGACGGCGAACCGTTCGATCGGGACCCGACCACCGTAGGGGATCCGGACGCCGAAATCGACGACGGTCCGGACGCCGAAACCGACGACGGCCGGGACCCGACGGGGCCGGGCGGGGTCTCCGAACCAGGGGAGAACCGGACCTCCGAAAGCGGGGAAAACGGGGCCCCGGAAACGGGGGAGAACCGGGACGACCCTCCGGGAACCCGGGGCAGTGACGGACCCTCGGGCGTCGCCGTCAACGGCGGTGAAGCGGCCGCCGACGCCCCCGCCGCACGCCGGTCGACTGCCGACGACGAGACCGCCGAGGGGAGCGGGCTGCGGACCTTCGTGGTCGACGTGGTGTCGAGCGCGCTGGCCGTGTTGCTGGTCGGCGCCCTGCTGTTCGCGGTCAGCGGCGTCTGGCCGCCGATGGTCGCGATCGAGAGCGGGAGCATGGAACCGCACATGAGCACCGGCGACCTGGTGTTCGTGATGGAAGAACAGCGATTCCCGGGCGACGGCGCGGTCGCCGGGACCGGCGTCGTCACGCTACACTCCGGCCAGGACAGCGACTACCGGAAGTTCCAGCGCCCCGGGGACGTGATCGTCTACAAGCCCGACGGCAGCGCGAGCGCGACGCCGATCATCCACCGGGCGATGTTCTACGTCGAGGAGGGCGAGAACTGGTACGACGAGGCCGACCGGCAGTCGATCGGCCGCTACAGCGAGTGCGGCGAGACGACCGACGAGGCGCTGCCGACCTGCCCGGCGCCCCACGCCGGGTTCATCACGAAGGGCGACGCGAACGGCGCCTACGACCAGGCCCAGGCCGACCCGCTCAGCGGACCGGTCAAGCCCGGGTGGATCGTCGGGACCGCGGAGGTCCGCGTCCCGAAGCTCGGCTGCATCCGGCTGCGCAACGAGCGGTGCGCAGACGGGTTCCGCGCGGCACCGACCGGCGCGGCCGGCCCGGTACCGGATGGGGCGGCCGACCCGGTATCGGACGGAGGGACCGACGCGGCGCTGGCGGCCGGGTCGGGGAACCGCAGCGCCGTCGCTCCGTAG
- the serB gene encoding phosphoserine phosphatase SerB, whose translation MTVVAFDFDGTLSDSEMTVLLGERNGTADDMAEITERAMNDEIEYAESLRQRCALLEDLPDGEARAAFDQVELRPGAADVIAALREAGVYVAILTGGFERGVARALEKEGVEVDAIVANRLPVAEGKLTGTVEGPLIEGTKDDALEVLTAVVGADREDTIAVGDGANDLPMLQVAGLAVGFDPKPAVAPACDTIVETMAELQEVLEGEDVLD comes from the coding sequence ATGACCGTAGTCGCGTTCGACTTCGACGGGACGCTCTCTGACTCGGAGATGACCGTCCTGCTGGGCGAGCGGAACGGGACGGCCGACGACATGGCCGAGATCACGGAGCGGGCGATGAACGACGAGATCGAGTACGCCGAGAGCCTCCGCCAGCGCTGCGCGCTGCTGGAGGACCTCCCCGACGGGGAGGCGCGGGCGGCCTTCGACCAGGTAGAGCTCCGACCGGGCGCCGCCGACGTGATCGCGGCGCTGCGGGAGGCCGGCGTCTACGTCGCCATCCTCACCGGCGGGTTCGAGCGCGGGGTCGCCCGCGCGCTCGAAAAAGAGGGCGTCGAGGTCGACGCCATCGTCGCCAACCGGCTGCCCGTCGCCGAGGGGAAACTGACCGGGACCGTCGAGGGGCCGCTCATCGAGGGGACGAAAGACGACGCGCTGGAGGTGCTGACCGCCGTGGTCGGCGCCGACCGCGAGGACACCATCGCCGTCGGCGACGGCGCCAACGACCTCCCGATGCTGCAGGTCGCGGGGCTGGCGGTCGGCTTCGACCCGAAACCGGCCGTCGCGCCCGCCTGCGACACCATCGTCGAGACGATGGCCGAACTGCAGGAAGTCCTCGAAGGCGAGGACGTGCTGGACTGA
- a CDS encoding DNA-directed DNA polymerase II small subunit: protein MPLETPVHVANELARRGYNAEPEAVTLLAATPDPAGALDRTLETVPDDAVKLTADHVKEVVDTRSRSGDPAARTDPDPTAESAAQPPTEDPSVSTGGDAPEPADGGGAGAVETKGSAAEEDGLATDEAGQLSADPDGASPEDPDGASPAASGTPSAPGPDAGADPNGTDGTADPGRTDATGAGGRTPADPDQQSVAIEGDIRSTGTGEYSDFVAVFRDRYEKLSKQLRGRVNHRPTDAIESMPGGSEAALVGMVSDIRSTASGHWLVELEDTNGTFPCLVMKDRDIADLVNELLLDEVIAVDGTLADDGGILFVDSLYFPEIPRTYEPSTADREVEAALISDVHVGSQEFEADAWHRFTDWLHTADADRVEYLLIAGDMVEGVGVYPDQDEELDIVDIYEQYERFSEYLKEVPGDMEIVMIPGNHDAVRLAEPQPAFDEELRSIMSAHDARISGNPSTVTVEGVDVLMYHGVSLDEVIAELPDEKASYEEPHKPMYQLLKKRHVAPQFGGQTRLAPEEEDHLVMESVPDIFHSGHVHKLGYGKYHNVLTINSGCWQAQTDFQKSVNIDPDVAFAPIVSLDTLDLRIHDFE, encoded by the coding sequence GTGCCGCTCGAGACGCCGGTTCACGTCGCCAACGAACTCGCCAGGCGCGGCTACAACGCCGAACCCGAGGCGGTCACCCTCCTCGCCGCCACCCCCGACCCAGCCGGCGCCCTCGACCGTACACTCGAAACCGTCCCCGACGACGCCGTCAAGCTCACCGCCGACCACGTCAAGGAGGTCGTCGATACCCGCTCGCGGTCCGGCGATCCGGCCGCCCGAACCGACCCGGACCCGACCGCTGAAAGTGCCGCCCAGCCGCCGACGGAAGACCCCTCTGTTTCAACTGGAGGCGACGCCCCCGAACCGGCGGACGGGGGCGGGGCTGGTGCAGTCGAAACGAAGGGGTCTGCCGCGGAGGAGGACGGCCTCGCGACCGACGAGGCGGGGCAGCTGTCGGCGGATCCGGACGGGGCGTCGCCAGAAGATCCGGACGGGGCGTCGCCGGCGGCGTCCGGCACTCCGTCGGCCCCCGGTCCCGACGCGGGGGCCGATCCGAACGGGACGGATGGGACAGCCGATCCGGGTCGGACGGACGCGACGGGCGCAGGCGGCCGGACGCCGGCCGACCCCGACCAGCAGTCGGTGGCCATCGAGGGCGACATCCGGAGCACGGGGACCGGCGAGTACTCCGATTTCGTGGCTGTGTTCCGCGACCGCTACGAGAAGCTCTCGAAGCAGCTGCGCGGGCGGGTCAACCACCGGCCGACCGACGCCATCGAGTCGATGCCGGGCGGCAGCGAGGCGGCGCTGGTCGGCATGGTCTCGGACATCCGCTCGACCGCCAGCGGCCACTGGCTGGTCGAGCTGGAGGACACCAACGGCACGTTCCCCTGTCTGGTGATGAAAGACCGGGACATCGCCGACCTGGTGAACGAACTCCTGCTCGACGAGGTGATCGCCGTCGACGGGACGCTCGCCGACGACGGGGGCATCCTCTTCGTCGACTCGCTGTACTTCCCGGAGATCCCCCGTACCTACGAGCCCTCGACGGCGGATCGGGAGGTCGAGGCGGCGCTCATCAGCGACGTGCACGTCGGCAGCCAGGAGTTCGAGGCCGACGCCTGGCACCGCTTCACCGACTGGCTGCACACCGCCGACGCCGACAGGGTCGAGTACCTCCTCATCGCCGGCGACATGGTCGAGGGCGTCGGCGTCTACCCCGACCAGGACGAGGAACTCGACATCGTCGACATCTACGAGCAGTACGAGCGGTTCAGCGAGTACCTCAAGGAGGTGCCCGGGGACATGGAGATCGTCATGATCCCGGGCAACCACGACGCGGTCCGCCTCGCCGAGCCGCAACCGGCGTTCGACGAGGAGCTCCGGTCGATCATGAGCGCCCACGACGCCCGCATCTCGGGCAACCCCTCCACCGTGACCGTCGAGGGCGTCGACGTGCTGATGTACCACGGCGTCTCGTTGGACGAGGTGATCGCCGAGCTGCCCGACGAGAAGGCCAGCTACGAGGAACCGCACAAGCCGATGTACCAGCTTTTGAAGAAACGGCACGTCGCCCCGCAGTTCGGCGGCCAGACCCGCCTGGCCCCCGAGGAGGAGGACCACCTCGTCATGGAGTCGGTGCCCGATATCTTCCACTCCGGCCACGTCCACAAACTGGGCTACGGCAAGTACCACAACGTCCTCACCATCAACTCGGGCTGCTGGCAGGCCCAGACGGACTTCCAGAAGAGCGTCAACATCGACCCCGACGTGGCCTTCGCCCCCATCGTCTCGCTGGACACGCTCGACCTGCGGATCCACGACTTCGAGTAG